A region of the Candidatus Woesearchaeota archaeon genome:
CAGCGTCATCCTCTTGTTAAAGCGATACATTATGATCGAGAAAACCAGATTTTTCTCACCGAAAGCCTGGGCATTATTGGTGCAAACAATGTCCAAGGGACAATCTTACATGGTAATAATATTACTGGCTCAGGTGAAACTGTTTGTATCATTGACACTGGCGTTGATTATACCCATGAAAGTTTAGGGAACTGTACGTCAAGCCAATTCACTGCAGGGAATTGCAGTAAGGTTATTACGGGTTATGATTTCGTGAATAGTGACAACAATCCTCTTGATGATCATGGTCATGGCACGCATGTTGCTGGAATTGTTGCTGCCAATGGTACGGTTACTGGGGTTGCGCCAGGTGCACGTATTGCAGCGATCAAGTCTTGTAATTCAGGAGGTGCCTGTTTAAATTCATGGATTATCTCAGGAATTGATGCGTGCATGGATAATAAAGCTGCGTATAATATCTCAGTCATGAGTATGAGTTTAGGCGGAGGTAAATTCAGTGCTGTTTGTGATAGTGATCCTCTCGCGAGTGCGGCAAATGAAGCAGTTGCCTTGGGAATCTATGTCGTTGCTGCCTCGGGAAATGACGGTAATAAAACTCATCTTTCTTCTCCTGCCTGCGCTTCAAATGTAACTTCAGTCGGAGCTACGTATGATGCTGATCTTGGCTCAAAGACATATCCCACGGCAGGGTGTACTGATACTACTACGGCCGTTGACAAGGTTGCTTGTTTCTCCAACAGCAATGCCTTGCTTGATCTTATGGCTCCTGGGGCTATTATTACTTCTACGGCAAGAAACGGCGGTACAACCTCAATGACCGGGACATCGCAAGCAACTCCCCATGTTGCAGGCGGTGCTGCGTTACTTCTTCAATACAGAAGACTCCAGACTGGAGGAAATCTAACACCTTCCCAGCTTCAAACGATTCTAAACACTACTGGCCTTGTAGTCGCTGATACAGGAAATAATCTTACCTTTTCTCGCATTAATTTGAGTGCTGCTCTTGCTTCATTAGTCTTGCCTATTACGCTTGAATACCCTCTGAATAATTCAAATCTCTCTGACACCACCACGTGGAGCTGGGTAAATATTTCAACCAATGTGTCTACTACCTGTAAATACAGCCAAGAGAATAGATCGTTCAATTTTACCAGTCAAGGGACGCTGTTTAACATCACCGGTAGTACGCTTCATAGCTTTAATCTCACCAATCTGAGTGAGGGAAATTCATACACCTTGTACTATAAATGCAATATTTCAGCACAAACTGAGGACTATGTTGCAGCAACGCATGTCTTCCACATTCCTGACCAGGCACCAAGCATTACGCTTGTTTATCCGGCAAATGCAACTAATCTGAGTATTGACACACTATGGACATGGATAAATCTAACAACCCATGAGCAAGCAGAATGCCATTATCACCAAACAAATGTGAGTTTTGCATTTTCAAATGGAACTTCTTTTACCCTGACTAATAGCACGGCCCATGCATTTAACTTTTCGAATAACAGTGTTTTGCAGGAGGGAGCAAACTACACGCTCTTCTATAAGTGTAAGGATCTTCGAAATAATACCAATGCGGAATCCATAACTCATGTTTTTGGCGTCGATCAAGATCTTGCTCCTAGAGTAACGCTCGTCTCACCGCAAAATAACAGCTACAGTACAACGAACAATGTCTCTTTTACTTGTTCGGCAACTGATGACAAACAATTAACCAACATCACTTTTTACTGGAACTATACCGGTAATTTCACGGCAAATGAAACCATTACGGTTAATGGAACACAAAACACCTCTTCATTTCAGCGAACATCCCTCAATGATACAGCGATTTTATGGAACTGTTTGGCATATGACAATCGTAGTACTGCTCAGTACAATAGCAGTTCGGTAAACTATACCGTTACCATTGATACGCTACTGCCAAATGTTACTTCAGTTATTCCTCAGAATGCAAGTGTCAATGTAACTGAACGAACAAATATTACCCTGACGTTCTCAGAATCTGTCCTTAATACCACGGTTACCAACCAGACCTTTACCATAACTTACCCTTCAAATGCAAGTAACAACACTCAGGTTGAAGGATCATTTCAGTTCTTGAACAACTCACGCATAGTAATCTTTAGTCCCTATTTATTCCTGCCAGAAAATAAGACCTTTACCGTCCAAGTTTATGATACCATTACTGATGTTGCAGGAAATCGTTTAATTGCCAATCACTCTTCCATATTTACCACCCGGTTTAAAGACACTGATGAAGACAGTATCCCCGATTATCTCGATGATGATGATGATAATGACGGTATTGTTGACGCTAATGATACTTTAAAAGGAAACAGCAGCAGTATTAACACCCCTCTTGATAATGTCACCATTCTTGTCAATGAATCAGCAAATCTCTCGGTTTTATTTGCAGAGACGAACACCGTAGAACTCAGAAAAGAGAGTAGACCCCTTGTCCAGTTCAGTTATAATTTTACGATTCAGAATGTCCTTGATTTAACTGCTCTCAAAATTGAGGAACGACAATCAGGGAATAATTTTACATCGCTATTAATCTATGGGCTTAATCTCAGTGGAACGACAAAGAAATTTTTTCTCCAGAATCTTACTCCTAATGCAACCGGAATTTGTATTAAGGATCTTGCAATAACTTCACTTGATCAGTTGAATACAAACGGCAATTGTACCGGAACATCTGAGATAAAAGTTCAGTGTGATGGAACAGAGCAAAATAATTACACCTGTACCTACAACACTACCGCGAGCAGATTCCTCGTTGAGCCATTACAACACTCAGGCATTGAGCAGATAAATTATTCGTGTACTTCTTCTTGGTCCTGTAATTCATGGGGTAGTTGTAGTAATAACCTACAAACCTGTAATGAATGGGCTGATAGTAATTCTTGTGGAAGAGATTATACAGGATCTTTAACCCAATCCTGTAGTTCTGGTGGTGGAAGTAGTGGTGGGGGTGGTGGAGGCGGGGGCGGAAGTCAATTGTCGTCGAAAAATGAGGTATCTCACTCTTGGGCATCGGTTATACAAGGAAAAACCTATAGTTTTAATGTAACCTCAAACAACATTGCTTTAACGCAGATTGCTTTTGTTCCTGCAAAGAATCTTTCAGATGTTACTATTACGGCAAAATCCTTGAACAGCCTTCCTGATACCGTGCCTGTTTTTTCACTGGTACCCTACCAATACCTGAATATCAGCACACAACATTTGCATAACCAAAATATTAGTAATGTTACTTTTATCTTTGTCGTCAACCAGACATTTCTTGCTGTAAACAACGTAACAACTCAACAAGTCATTCTCCTGCGTGATCATACCGGGGTTTGGGAAGAACTGCCTACAACGGTTGTCAAAAAAAACCAGACCGTCGTTACCTATACTGCAAGTTCGTTGGGATTCTCGTATTTTGTTATAGCCCTTAAGCCGATACTGCGTGAGTTAGTAAATGAAACTCCTGAAAATCTTGAGCTTCCAGACTTAGAAGAGAATGTAACGACAAATATCTCAGATTCCCTTGGAGATGACAACCAGACATCAGCTATCCCCCTTGCGGTGAGGAATGAATCAGCTCAAGCAATTTCTCAAAAAGGACCTACGTTCTATACCTATTTCCTTGCCTTTGTCGTGTTTGTTTTCGTTCTTCTGATAGGATTTGCTTATCTCCATGTCAAAGAGCACGCAGCTTTAATTCGAGAAGCTGAAAAGCAGAAAAAGGAAGGAAAAGAAGAAAAAAAAGAGAGTATGTCAAAGTATAATAGAGGACAATAATTTTTAGTAGGATTTTTGCTCTTTTATATACTAGAAAACCTAACAAATAATATCAAAAATTTAGGTTTTCTGTTATAGTTAACTACTTTATTTTACGTTGCTACCCTGATCTGTTCTTGAGGGTAACAAGATCTCCGAGAGTTAAGGTATCGGTTTTTCTTTTGGCAATATTTTCCTTTGTCTCTTTAACTTCTTCAACAAGCGTTACCTGGAGAAATTTCTCGAGTTTTCTTGCTAAAACTATAGATGGCTCAATATGGTGCGATTCAATCTTATGAATAAGGGATTCTTTTTCTGAAATCTTCATTGCTAATTCTTTTTGTTTTAAACCAAGTTTTTCACGTGCATTTTTAATGCGTTCGCTATAGTCCTCAACAATAGATTCTACGAGCTCTTCTTCTTGATGAAGGGTTTTTGTCTTTGTCTTTAGTTGAAGTGGTTGTGCATTGGCTCTTTTGATAATCTTTCCAAATTTGCTACAGGAAGCACAGAGATTTAATTCTGTCCCTTCGATCATCGTGAGAAATAAATCCCCATGAGTACCGCACATCTCGCAATTAGTCATCTCTCTCACCTCTGACAATAACGTCAATTTATTTCTTGCTTATGGTATAACAACAGCTTCTTCTCTCTTTTGTTCAAAGGTCTCGGTGGTGAGGTGTTTTAGTTATAAATATCTTTCGTCTTTGTTCCCTTTGGATAACTGCCAAGTATTTTTATCATAAGCGATGAGGCTTCCATCTCATTGAGCGTTAATTTTACGTTTGGATCATGCAAGCCACCCTCAAAAT
Encoded here:
- a CDS encoding TIGR00270 family protein — protein: MTNCEMCGTHGDLFLTMIEGTELNLCASCSKFGKIIKRANAQPLQLKTKTKTLHQEEELVESIVEDYSERIKNAREKLGLKQKELAMKISEKESLIHKIESHHIEPSIVLARKLEKFLQVTLVEEVKETKENIAKRKTDTLTLGDLVTLKNRSG
- a CDS encoding S8 family serine peptidase; protein product: MIVFLFFLVISGFYAHSFPSFSPSSSLSSSFAPSLASVDAQVFSALQHDTSVPVIIELDKSAGIPLASFSSPQEKQAALQQNKLIIASLQDTLVEDISSDDVQIQRRFTTLFGLSARVTKNGLKQLQRHPLVKAIHYDRENQIFLTESLGIIGANNVQGTILHGNNITGSGETVCIIDTGVDYTHESLGNCTSSQFTAGNCSKVITGYDFVNSDNNPLDDHGHGTHVAGIVAANGTVTGVAPGARIAAIKSCNSGGACLNSWIISGIDACMDNKAAYNISVMSMSLGGGKFSAVCDSDPLASAANEAVALGIYVVAASGNDGNKTHLSSPACASNVTSVGATYDADLGSKTYPTAGCTDTTTAVDKVACFSNSNALLDLMAPGAIITSTARNGGTTSMTGTSQATPHVAGGAALLLQYRRLQTGGNLTPSQLQTILNTTGLVVADTGNNLTFSRINLSAALASLVLPITLEYPLNNSNLSDTTTWSWVNISTNVSTTCKYSQENRSFNFTSQGTLFNITGSTLHSFNLTNLSEGNSYTLYYKCNISAQTEDYVAATHVFHIPDQAPSITLVYPANATNLSIDTLWTWINLTTHEQAECHYHQTNVSFAFSNGTSFTLTNSTAHAFNFSNNSVLQEGANYTLFYKCKDLRNNTNAESITHVFGVDQDLAPRVTLVSPQNNSYSTTNNVSFTCSATDDKQLTNITFYWNYTGNFTANETITVNGTQNTSSFQRTSLNDTAILWNCLAYDNRSTAQYNSSSVNYTVTIDTLLPNVTSVIPQNASVNVTERTNITLTFSESVLNTTVTNQTFTITYPSNASNNTQVEGSFQFLNNSRIVIFSPYLFLPENKTFTVQVYDTITDVAGNRLIANHSSIFTTRFKDTDEDSIPDYLDDDDDNDGIVDANDTLKGNSSSINTPLDNVTILVNESANLSVLFAETNTVELRKESRPLVQFSYNFTIQNVLDLTALKIEERQSGNNFTSLLIYGLNLSGTTKKFFLQNLTPNATGICIKDLAITSLDQLNTNGNCTGTSEIKVQCDGTEQNNYTCTYNTTASRFLVEPLQHSGIEQINYSCTSSWSCNSWGSCSNNLQTCNEWADSNSCGRDYTGSLTQSCSSGGGSSGGGGGGGGGSQLSSKNEVSHSWASVIQGKTYSFNVTSNNIALTQIAFVPAKNLSDVTITAKSLNSLPDTVPVFSLVPYQYLNISTQHLHNQNISNVTFIFVVNQTFLAVNNVTTQQVILLRDHTGVWEELPTTVVKKNQTVVTYTASSLGFSYFVIALKPILRELVNETPENLELPDLEENVTTNISDSLGDDNQTSAIPLAVRNESAQAISQKGPTFYTYFLAFVVFVFVLLIGFAYLHVKEHAALIREAEKQKKEGKEEKKESMSKYNRGQ